Part of the Nitrospirota bacterium genome, ATTCTCGCAATGCCCTCGCCTATCTTCGGTAGAAAGGCGGCAGCGACAATTACGATTACCGCATTAATTCCATAGTTGAGCACCGCAGTTTTGGTCGGGATATCATTATACTTCAGCTCGACGGCTCTTTCCTTTATATAAGCGGATAACTGTCGTTTTTCGTAAGAATAGACCAGTCTCATGGCAATGAGATAAATTAAAACAATGAGCAGGCTGTAGGGACCTATCCATCCAAAGGAGGGAGTAGACGATGTGAGAAAAAGGCTCATGGCAACTATACCGAGAAGAAGTAAGCCGAAACCTGCTGAAAGTATCTGCCCTTGATGGGCCTTTGCGGAGATCGGCATCTGGCGATAGAGGGCATCCAAAAAGGCAAGGATGAGAAGGTTGAACGCACAGCTTCCAAGCACATCACCCACTGCAATCTCCGGAACTCCGGCGAAGGTCACGGAACTTATGCCTGTGACGAGCTCTGGAAGGGATGTGACCGACGCCATGAGCACCACGCCGATCCATACTCTTCCAAGCCCGGTCTTTTCGGCAATAATGTCTCCGTATTTGGAGAGCTTCGTCCCCGAATAGACGATGAGAGCAGTACAAATTATAAATCCTATCCAAATCAGCATATCGTTATATATTAAAACATAGTCACAGGAATTTCGAGACAAGGTTCAGGAGGGAAGAGGGGCATTTGCCCCAGAACCTCTGGAGGCTTCCTTTTAGATGGTCGGGGCGAGAGGATTCGAACCTCCGACATCCTGCTCCCAAAGCAGGCGCGCTACCGGGCTGCGCTACGCCCCGAACCCTTTAACCTTATATAATAGCCTAAAAAGCATCAATTTAACTACTGCTTTGAACTATAAACACCTATCTGTTAAAATCTTATTCATGAAGGCATTAATACAGAGGGTCTTAGAAGCAGATGTCAGTGTCCAATGTAAGGTAATTGCCTGTATCCAAAAAGGAATACTCGTTTTCTTAGGAATAGAAAGAGGCGATACAATGGAAGACCTCCACTACATCCTGAAGAAGGTTTCTAATCTCAGGATTTTCGAGGATTCTAATGGAAAGATGAACCTCTCGGTAAAGGATATAAATGCCAGTGCATTGGTTGTTTCAGAGTTCACATTGCTTGCAGACACTAAGAAAGGGAATCGTCCTTCTTTTGAAAAGGCAGAAGACCCTAAAATGGCAAAAGAAATCTATGAGGTCTTTATAGAAAGGCTTAAAGCTATGGGGATTAAAACAGAAGAAGGACGATTCGGGGCGATTATGAATGTAAGGCTTATAAACGATGGGCCTGTAACGATAACTATCGACTCAAGAGGTTCGTAACCCTCCGCCTGTCTTCTGAATAAGATAATTTACGAGGCTCTGATGAATATTCTCGACCTCTTCGTCCTTAAGGGTTTTATCCTTTGCCCTATACCTTATACTAAAGGCAAGGCTCTTTTTCCCATCAGGTATATTTCTACCCTTATAAGAATCAAATACAGAGACCTCTTCTATGAACTCAGAGGGATATGTCTTTATGAGATGCTCTATATCGCCTGCCCTTAGTAAGTCATCCACGACAAGGGCAATGTCACGCTCTATGCAAGGAAACCTTGGTATTGGCTCATAGGAGACAGTCTCTGAAACTAAGGCAAATAATTTATCCATGTTTAATTCAAAGACTATGAGGTCAGCCTTTGGTTTGATATTTAACTTCTCAACTACATCAGGCGACAATGCTCCTATAAAGCCAATTTTTTCATTCATCAGGAGAACATCTGCTGATTTCCCTCCATGAAGGAAAGGCTCTGTGGAGGGCAAAAACGAATACCCTTTAATCTTAAGCTCCTCGAAAATGGACTCTAATGCTCCTTTGACATGATAGAAGTCCTCTGCCACATCCTTCCATAAAGATGGGGTTTTCTCCTTGTAGTAAATGCCTGATAGATGTAAAGGCTCATGGGGCAATGCCTCGGCAGTGTCCTCGAAGACCACTGACATCTCAAACATCGAAACATACCTAATGCCATGCGAGAGGTTGTGGATGAGGTTTTCAATGAGCGAGGGTATGAGGGTTGTCCTTAAGAGCGAGTCCTCTTTTCTTAAGGGGTTTTTTATCTTAACAGCCCTTTGTTTTATATCATCCAAAGGGATATTCAGGGTGTCAAGATACTGACTGTTCATAAAGCTATAGTTTATTGCCTCATTGAACCCGAACATTCTGAGTGCCTGTTTTAGTTTTGCTATGAGTTGAGATTTTCTGTCAACACCCTTTCCTCCTATAAGAGATTTAGGTAGGCTCGATGGTATCCTTTGGTAGCCATAAAGCCTTGCTATCTCTTCAATCACATCAGAGTCCCTTTCTATATCGAGCCTGTATGAAGGAGGGGTAATCTTGAGATGTTTTTTGTCTTCCTTTATAGTAAGGTTAAGCCTTTTGAGAATCTCTGCCATTTCATGCAGAGGGATTTCTACTCCTAAAACCCTGTTTACCTTATCACAGTTAACCATAATCTCTTTAGGTATAAACCTTTCGGGGTAGACATCTATTTTCCTTTGAATCTGTCCTCCTGTTAGTTTGCTTATTAAAAATGTCGCCCTGTTAAGTGCAGTCTCAATCATCTCTATGTCAGCGCCTCTTTCAAACCTGTATGACGACTCTGAACTTAAGCCCAAGGTTTTCGATGTCCTTCTAACCGAGGAAGGCTCAAACCATGCACTTTCAAGAAAGATATTTTTTGTTGAGCTTGTTACCTCTGTGTCTTTTCCTCCCATAATGCCTGCTATGGCAACAGGCATTTCCTTATCCCATATGAGGAGGCTTTCCTCTGGAAGTTTTCTTTGGACGCCATCTAATGTGACAATACTTTGTCCTTTATGAGCTATGCTGACATTAATAATTCCGCCCCTTAGTGTGTCGAGGTCAAAGGCATGAAGTGGATGCCCAAGCTCAAGAAGGACATAGTTTGTTATGTCAACGACATTGTTTATATGCCTTAGTCCGCATTTTTCAAGCCTCCTTTTGAGCCAATCAGGAGAGGCGGATACTGTTACATCCCTTATGACCCTTCCTGCATATCGTTTACAGAGCAATACATCTTTTATTGCAATATCAAACTCGCATACAGTCCCGAAGCGTCGGGATTCCTTTATATCAGACTCAGGAAACATTATAGGTCTTCCAGTTATGGCTGAAAGCTCCCGTGCAATGCCATGGATGCTCAGGCAGTCAGGCCTGTTAGGAGTAACATTGACCTCAAAGACATAATCGGCATCAACTGCCTCTATTGCCTCGACCTCAAGCCCAGCCATTGTGAGGATGTGGGCTATCTCATGAGGGTCGATATTTAGGCTGATGAATTCCTTAAGCCATTCAAGTGAAATTAGCATGAAGATTATTATAGCAGATTCTCTGCTTTGGGATTCTCTCCTTTATCCTGAAATTTTCATTTCAGCTCCTTGCTTTAATTTTGCTTTCCCGAACCTTTTGTCAAGTAAAAAATGGACTATGGTTTCCGTTTTCCCTCTCCCCCGCCTCAGGCGGGCGGGAGAGGGTTAGGGTGAGGGGTCATTCCCCAATACCATCCTCGTCATTCCCCGACTTGTTCGGGGAATCCAGTCTTTCTCTTTAATCAGTGTAGCCGCGGGCTTTAGCCTACGATATGACCTGTCACACTGAGAAATTCCCTTGACAGGAAAAGATGTGCCTGCTTAAGATAATGCAAAGGAGTTATTTTTTATGGGTCGTAGGCAAGGAAAGGTGCAACATCGGAGCATAAAGAATGATATAATACTTTTAAAGGAGAAATTACTATGCCTAATCCATTTAATCGTATAACTGTCAATCCAGAGGTCTGCATGGGGCAACCCACCATCAGGGGGATGCGTATTACTGTTGCTTTTGTTCTTAAATTGCTGGCTTCTGGCATGAAGCGCGAAGAAATCCTGAAGGCATATCCTGAACTTGAAGAAGAAGACATTCTTCAGGCTATTGAGTATGCAGCATGGCTTGCAGAAGAGTATCATCGTCCTATCCCTGCCCATGCTGAATAAGGGATATGGAATTAAAGTTTATAGCAGATATACATATCTCCCCTCTCACTGTTAAAGAATTAAAAAAGAACAAATATAATATTACCCGCATTACAGACAAACTACCTGCAACAGCTTCTGACAGGGAAATTATTCAACTGGCATATTAGGAGCAGGCTGCAATTATCACACAGGATTTAGATTTCTCTGCAATTATTGCTCAAAGCGGACTTAAAGGTCCAAGCGTTGTTTCACTACGGGTTGCCAATGCTAAGCCAGATATAATCGCAAGGCTTCTCATAACTGTATTACCACTAATTGAGGCTGACCTTGCTAAGGGAGTAATCGTATCAATAGATGAAAAAGAGTATCGCATCAAAAAGCTTCCTGTGATAGAAGAAAAATAGCAAAGATGAAATACTTAATCTTGACAGCAAAATTCCCTTGACAGGAAAAGATGGATGCTTAAGATAATGCAAAGGAAGATGGCTCGATGGATTTTGGATACCATTAAAAAACCTGTCAAACAGGAGTTCAGACTGATGGAAGGATAAGGAAGTGGAAGTTTATCGAAGAGGAGGAAGATAAATGAAAATTCGATATTTCTCAGATACAGACACAGCGTTGATTGAGTTTTCAAATGTTTCTGTCGTTGAGACAAAAGAAATATCAGAAAATCTCTACATTGACTTGGATGAAAAGGGCAATCTTGTAAGCATGACAATTGAACATGCGAAAGAAAAAGCGGGAATGTCAGAAGTTTCTTTTCTACAAATGGAAAAGACAGGTGCCTAACGAATCAATCAACTGGGCGGGGCATAGTAAGAATTGTTGGGTTTCGCTCCGCTCAACCCAACCTACCTTTTTTCTGTTGCCTCATTTAAAAATCTTGATGAAATGTCGTTTCCTTCTCTTTTTGATTTGTCAAGCCCCTCAATAACCCCTTTTGTTAAATTTCAGTGAAGCGAAGGATGCTGGAGGGTTAAAAAATAATTCGTGTTTGAGGCTAGATGCCGAGTTTGAATTATTTTACCAGAGGCATCCTGAAGCGGAGCGCCCGGAAATTTAACATAGGTGCGATTCTTTTGGTTACTTTTCTTGGGCATGAAGGACATCGCAGATGCGATTCACCTAAAGCAACTGGGGTTTGGGGTGAAACCCCAAATTAACAAAAACCCATGACCTGTCCTGCCAAAATGATAATGTCCTAAATAACCAAAATAGGACATTTCTAAATTGGCTTGACAGGGGAGATTTACTTATACAAATTTTCTGCTACATTTAATGTATAATTTAGGAATTTATGACATCCAAAGAAAAAGAACAGTTTATAAGACAGAGGGCGAGTGAACATATCCCTGCTCTTAATGAGAAGATATTCTGGTCATTGCATGCAGTTAAGAAACTAAGAATTGAAAGTTTAAGGAAAGCAGAGGTGGAAAATTCTCTGAAGGGATGTATAATAGTGGAGGATTACCCTTTAGAGAGTAGACCGCTTCCTGATTGTCTGGTGCTTGGATTTGCTGGCTCTGCTCCTGTTCATGTAGTTGTAGCAATAGACAGAGATTTTGATAGAATATTAATAGTAACGGTCTACAGACCGTCTGCTGAGAGGTGGGAAGATGATTGGAAAAAAAGGAAAAGACAAAATTAAAAGATGTCCTTTATGCGGTAGTGAGATGCATGAGGGGATTACTACTATTCCATTTTTAGTGGGTGAAAAGGTTGCGGTCATCAAAGATGTACCTGCGGAGCTCTGCTCAGACTGTGGTGAGGCATATATGAAAAGCAGTGTGGTAGATAAAATTGAGTCTCTACTTGATAGACTGGATGAGCTCCATTCTGAAATGTCAGTTGTCCATTACGAAGCTGTATGAAGACTGTGTCTCACTGTTGTAAAAAAGGCGCCTGCTTAAGATAATGGCAAAGGAGTTATTCTTTACTTCAATGAAAGGAAAGGACAACCTCACACTAAGCGGAAAAAAGAATATTGAAGTCGGCAGGACATTTGGAATAACGCTTCAGGCCGTAACGAAAAAGGGTTCTCATAGCTGATATTTTTGCAAATATCTATGAACAGCCTTGAAATTAAGGAAGTCTATCGAGATTACAGACCGCCAGCGGATGCTGCTGAGGTCATAAGAAGACTTATTTATTATGTTCCAAGCGAATACCTTAGAA contains:
- a CDS encoding DUF4258 domain-containing protein, producing the protein MTSKEKEQFIRQRASEHIPALNEKIFWSLHAVKKLRIESLRKAEVENSLKGCIIVEDYPLESRPLPDCLVLGFAGSAPVHVVVAIDRDFDRILIVTVYRPSAERWEDDWKKRKRQN
- a CDS encoding DUF2283 domain-containing protein, which gives rise to MKIRYFSDTDTALIEFSNVSVVETKEISENLYIDLDEKGNLVSMTIEHAKEKAGMSEVSFLQMEKTGA
- a CDS encoding sodium:calcium antiporter, with amino-acid sequence MLIWIGFIICTALIVYSGTKLSKYGDIIAEKTGLGRVWIGVVLMASVTSLPELVTGISSVTFAGVPEIAVGDVLGSCAFNLLILAFLDALYRQMPISAKAHQGQILSAGFGLLLLGIVAMSLFLTSSTPSFGWIGPYSLLIVLIYLIAMRLVYSYEKRQLSAYIKERAVELKYNDIPTKTAVLNYGINAVIVIVAAAFLPKIGEGIARITGLGQTFVGNIFIAVSTSLPEIIVSISAVRIDAVDLAIGNLFGSNIFNIRQFNEEVQHLGLRRSYPKCLWRDDISNLIWKRGTG
- a CDS encoding type II toxin-antitoxin system MqsA family antitoxin; this translates as MIGKKGKDKIKRCPLCGSEMHEGITTIPFLVGEKVAVIKDVPAELCSDCGEAYMKSSVVDKIESLLDRLDELHSEMSVVHYEAV
- a CDS encoding phenylalanine--tRNA ligase subunit beta, with amino-acid sequence MLISLEWLKEFISLNIDPHEIAHILTMAGLEVEAIEAVDADYVFEVNVTPNRPDCLSIHGIARELSAITGRPIMFPESDIKESRRFGTVCEFDIAIKDVLLCKRYAGRVIRDVTVSASPDWLKRRLEKCGLRHINNVVDITNYVLLELGHPLHAFDLDTLRGGIINVSIAHKGQSIVTLDGVQRKLPEESLLIWDKEMPVAIAGIMGGKDTEVTSSTKNIFLESAWFEPSSVRRTSKTLGLSSESSYRFERGADIEMIETALNRATFLISKLTGGQIQRKIDVYPERFIPKEIMVNCDKVNRVLGVEIPLHEMAEILKRLNLTIKEDKKHLKITPPSYRLDIERDSDVIEEIARLYGYQRIPSSLPKSLIGGKGVDRKSQLIAKLKQALRMFGFNEAINYSFMNSQYLDTLNIPLDDIKQRAVKIKNPLRKEDSLLRTTLIPSLIENLIHNLSHGIRYVSMFEMSVVFEDTAEALPHEPLHLSGIYYKEKTPSLWKDVAEDFYHVKGALESIFEELKIKGYSFLPSTEPFLHGGKSADVLLMNEKIGFIGALSPDVVEKLNIKPKADLIVFELNMDKLFALVSETVSYEPIPRFPCIERDIALVVDDLLRAGDIEHLIKTYPSEFIEEVSVFDSYKGRNIPDGKKSLAFSIRYRAKDKTLKDEEVENIHQSLVNYLIQKTGGGLRTS
- a CDS encoding DUF433 domain-containing protein — encoded protein: MPNPFNRITVNPEVCMGQPTIRGMRITVAFVLKLLASGMKREEILKAYPELEEEDILQAIEYAAWLAEEYHRPIPAHAE
- a CDS encoding D-tyrosyl-tRNA(Tyr) deacylase is translated as MKALIQRVLEADVSVQCKVIACIQKGILVFLGIERGDTMEDLHYILKKVSNLRIFEDSNGKMNLSVKDINASALVVSEFTLLADTKKGNRPSFEKAEDPKMAKEIYEVFIERLKAMGIKTEEGRFGAIMNVRLINDGPVTITIDSRGS